The window tgaagcggagtgattcgaaacactgtgtagGAGCTTGTAtccaaaacaccagtgtcacgtgactgatcatcactgtttcgcttcgcgcttcattgcttcaaaatgtttcaaagcttttcattgactcatagtctttcagtgtgtgtcattgactcatggcgtttcaatgcattctgaggcaatgacagcttgacaggtttgacagatgtgagtggtttggtgccataccagctgtATAACAttcatcattctgcttcaggatttggagagagagagtgagagtattttggcaagtttcacggcgagtcccaccaataagcgacgttctaaagtttgggatcattttgatttctgtcatgggattgaaagaGTGCCAGTGCTTCACTCGTGCTCTTTAGtggttgctattgcttcagttaTCCACCAGATGTCtccgtcactgaagtctcgaagttttgaatctttttcggcacaattgtcaggaaagcctcagtgcttcatgaggcttcacttgcccatcactaccaAACATATAAACGTTATATAACGTTATTTTCTACCGACTTTCATAAATACGTTTAACATTAACGccatttatttaaagtataaGACCCAAAGGAAAGCTGACAACACTTAACAAAAGAGTTAGTGAGttgaaatcaaacatttaataaagtTTTTCTCTCACCTGCGGTATCATCGCCTCACCTGTCGTCTTCCGTCGCGCCACAAAAATGGACTCTTGTGACGCGATATTTTGGACATGCGCAGTGCAACCCGCAGTGAAACTTCCTGCCAAATAGTGCTCCTTAACAACAGACAAAGCTTGACAGTGTGGATTGAACTGAAGACGCTTAAATAAAAGCGTTTTCCATCAATTCCTTCAATGGTAAGACAGGTCTTGGTCATTTCGGTGTGTTACGGGTTTATGTTTTGCTATTACCTTTGCAGTTGCGATCATCGACAATGAGATGTTTTCACACGCTGCCATTTCAGCACCCAGTCCAATGGCTGCGGGTCCCGACTAATCTCTGAAACGGAAAAGTTTCATGTTCGGGTAAAACTAAGTGCCGCTAGCTATTTAATTATCATTATACATTGACTAGACAGCTAGCATGTATGTAACATCGGAAGCTGTAGTTGTTTTTATTAGAACTGTTAGTAAAGCGTGTAAAAACATCGTCTGTCTCCAAACGTAGGCGAGCTAACGTTAACTCTCCCTTTCGGACGCCTGCACGTTTACGTCTAAATGATGTTGTGAAATGCTTTATCAGTATGTTATAGTTGTTCAACTTAATCTCATCAGCTGTTGTAGGTTGCCTGTACCGGGTTCCGTGTAACTCTTGATTAGTAAAGCTAAACGAGCTGCTGAATTTTCAGGAAACAGTCTAATCTCAGACTTCACCTTCACAGCAAACTGTTTCAGGCTGGGTTATTTGCTGGATCCAGCTAACCTAACGGTTGTCGGCTAACATTTTCAGGTGGCTTTGGGCGGATTTGAGCCAAAGAAATAGCGTTAAATACAATTGGGACAAAAATATTGTCAAGACGAGTTTCAGATCAATTAGAGCGatttaaagtaattaataatCTCTAGTTAGGCACATTTTTGTCAGTCATAAAGTGAattcaactaaaaaaaaaatacaggtagACAGCTTCGTGTTTCTGAATCTGAGATGCTCTTATAATAAAAACCACAATGACAAACTTCCTGTTATATTTATGGGTAACTAATATACATCCATCATATGGAGAAACCactgctttattttacaggatATCTATACATTATATACTTCTACCTTCTGAAAtctgtgcttttcctttttattgttATACTTCACTGATTAACTTTCTCTGATGATCAGATAACACCAAAGCtttgatgtatgttttttttactatttctaTTCACTTTGCGCACCAAATATTGACATGATAAATCAACAGATCATAATATAGGTTAGCTGCAGTCTTATACTATTTACATAGAGTAGATACAGTGATCATGGTTTTAATTAATTACTAGTATGACTTATTGTACAGAAAGTCAGCCACATTTTAAACTGCAATATTTCTTTACAggtaaatgacaaaatgaacaaGTATGAAAAGTAAAATCcatatttataaattatttaatttagttCGGCCTCTGTAGAGCTGTTCttataaggaaataaaaaatcTAAACCTAAAAATcactagcttttttttttagatttttttttgttgtttttttttccccaagcaACATTTTGGAAACTTTGCTCTCTGGACTTCTTTGTAAGATAAATGTGAATCTATGTCAAGACTAATACACTATTAGGCGTTTAGTGTCCCCAAATTAGTGGCATCCTCCAGCCTTCACACTCCTCCATTTGGATGAAGCCACCATCTCTCGAACCAGACTCCCCCATAGGATCCTGTCTCAGGTCTATGTTGTTCCTCACGTGGCTCACTTCAACTCAAGTATTGACTCTGAGCTGATCACTGGACTGACAGTGGCTTTGATGAAGCTAAATCTTTAAAGTCAGCCAGAAAAACACAATTGTAGCTCATATCTGTAGATTTTGTACTTTACCTTTTGTGTCTTAAAGCTAATATGCAGGCTGTGGTCAAAGTATTTGATATTAATATGTAGGGTAATTTGTTGTGGGTAAATCATTCAGTGGCCTTATTTTCCttcaaatgtaataatgtaataatttttttaGATCACTTACATAAATCCTGTGTAAACTGGTATATGCTTCAATGGCCCTACCAATTCAAGcgacatgtttttaatttacaatGTGCAACATTAACAACTGCCCGACACATTTGTGCAGTTTTGAATTTGCCATCTGAcctattttctctttctgcattTGCATTATGTCAGTTGGATAAATGTGCCATTCTCCATCAGTAGGGAAAGGCCATTTGAGCGAACAGTGGACAAATCGAGGTTAGATCTTATCCCTCAGGGCATCTATTGATTCGACAGCTTGCACCTGAGCTCCTAATGCTTCTGGAGAATATGCTTTTGTTGAATGTAGGTTAGGTCACATGTAAGGTGGCACGCTTCCTTAATTCCACAGTAAACACAAGCTAATGGGAACATTGGGCGACGTCTGTGCCACACGTGCTTCACCTGTAGGTCTCGTGCTGAAGATTAGACCAGGGTGCCCCACTTCCTTCATCGCCGCTACCCTGCTGCTGATCACCACTGTGATAGTGGCATCAATGAGCGTTTATGGGACAAGGGGAGGGGAGAGTCACACATTAGAAAACTACATAAGGCATAACCCTTGGATACTTATTCTGTGCCTATGTGTTTTTGCTCCTGTGGTTGTGTAAAACAGGGTCCGGACAGGCTTTTCTGGTACAGAGTGTAGGCTGAGCGTGCAGATATGTCAGGTCGCTCTGCTGCAGAGATGGATGACTCTCAGGAGTTGCCTGAACTGCCGGTGAGTCTATACACAATTACAGCAACACATGATGGTGGGAGGTGCTCTGCATAAGTAACTCTTCGCAAACTGGTTTTGTAATGAAACTGCGCATTGTTCTTTGTTATGGTACATttttaagaaagaaataatTGAAGACAGCTATATGAAACATAcactagttttgtttttttttattgtatgatAAATTATACCATCACATGTTCAGGTTTTGCTGCAGGTTTTAGTTGTGGTTAATTTTTAGGGTGAGGGATATGTTCAAATAGAGGAAACATGATGTATGTGAGGTTCATGGTGCTGAAGTTGATGGAAAATTAATTGACAATTTagatttttcattattttttatgtggGAATTGgctatttttgtctttatcatTGTAAATTGATTGCTCTGATGCCTTTTTGAATTAGTTTGTCAAGATTAACAGTTTCACAACATTTTATTGGTTCAAATAATTTATGAACAGCTTGTAGACTAAAGATGttgattaattaaattaaaataaaacatattgtaCAAACCATTTCTGCagtatttgagtattttctttattcagACAGTTAAAACATTCTGTTTGCTACATTTCATACAGATTATGTTAAATGATTGGATCTGTGACAGAAATCAGGTCCTTTTAACCAAAGTTTTTATATTCAGCTGACTTTAATGGTTACAATATATAGAGTGGACATATGCTTAGAGAAAAGATGTTGACACCATCTTCTATAaacctctttgtgtttgtgcaggcaAAGAAGGCCAAGCTTGAGATAGACGGAGGACTCGAGAAAGAGCCACGGTTTGTCTTTACTGGCTTTAGGTCTATTTCTGGTTTCTTAAATTGTTGCTTATAGTGCCCAATGGACAACCGCCAAGAGAAAATcttaagttaaaaaataattttccccAGTGCTTTgctgttaatttgttttttcttttatttaatttttagaTAACTGCACACTGGCTGCAGTGCAATTATGAGtgactccttttttttttttttttttcttaggaATCTGAGCAACGATGAAAGTCCAAATGTTGTTTTAGGTTCATCAGAGCAGGAAAACTCTTATTCTTCTCTGTCCACTGCCCAACTTGACCCTGGTAAATAGAAGATGTGAAAAAAGGCCGTCAACACTCTGAACAGAAATGTTTCTGGAAAAGATTGACAGTTTGAGTTTTGATCTTAGGTGATCAGGAACCAGCAGACACCGACAGAGGAGCTGCACCTCCAGCATGTGGAGACTCAATATGCAGTGACTCATATGCTCATTCTGGTATAAACAGAAACTCTATCTCAGATCTAAACAATGTGCACTAAAGTAGTTAAACTATGAACGCTGCTGTGAGTCAAACTGAAGCTTTATTGTCCTTCTTTGCTGCCACAGACACAACGTCCACATCTGAATACACCCATCAGGTTTATCAAGGAAGCAAGTGAGTAAATCACGTGGAACAAATGTCAATATCTTATTTATCATGCTCTTATATtatgcagatttaaaaatgtgGAACATAAGAAATAGTGTAAAACTCCagtgtaaaacattttactcatacgttgaagtaaaaaaaaaaaaactgcaaactgaCATTATTAGTGTTTATTGGTTGCAACAGTACAAATCTAACCTACTTTCAAATCTAGCACCAGTCACTGGAGATGAATCACCAATTTCCACTTTAAAATTTAGACTAGAATCAGTGCTCTGTTCTCTCTGGAATAAAAACATAGCACTGTACACCTCTGGTGCTGGACTGTGTGAAAACTCAGTCTTTCTGGAGGTAACCAAGTTTAGAAATTTTTTATTTGGACATTTCATACCACTTTTTGCACCAGCAgatcagttttaaataaatgatgtaGTTATACAACAAACAGCCTCAAACAAAGCCACACAGTTGTTTCATGCAGTTTCTCATTGTCAGTTGCCGTCTAGTTGTCCTCAGTTAGGCAGTTTGGCTGCAGCCGTTGTGTTGGATTGgctttgctatttttttttccctcgtTTGTTAGCACTGGCAGTAGATTGGTAGTTTTACTTGAAGCATCTGCAGCTCTGCCCTGATTGGAATGAAGTACCAGTTCTCATgcactttttccatttcagcCCAGCAGTGACATCGTTCACCAGCCCGGTGGCCTTTCCTCCTCTGGCCCAGTCCACTGTCTACTCAGCCTTCCCCCAGACAGGCCAGACCTACGGCCTTCCGCCCTTTGGTTAGTCCTACTGTAACAGCCTGTTTTAACACTCTGCTCACTATAAACCCAGCATCACACTTTTGGTACTTGGCTTCAGAGGGCTTATTGTGCTTTGGTGCTGTGGAATCAATTCCCTTTTGATTTCTGCTCAAACACACAATATTCACATCCTCACTGAAGGACCTGGTTTCTCAACTCTGCCCTGTCTTCAATAACCCACTCCTCCTGCTGcctctttcattttctgcttcCACTACTCTTCCATCTTCAGGTGCCATGTGGCCAGGCATAAAAACAGAGACAGGGCTGCCTGAGGCACCCTCTGGTGGTCAGCCTGGATTTCTCAGCTTCAGCACCGCATATACCTCAACCCAGCCAGGCCAGCTGCACTACTCATACCCCAGCCAAGGCAAGCTGCAACCCCTGCCTGTCTCACAAGATGATGCTCTGTCACTCTGTGCAAACGTGTGAAGTAGTCCAAAAGAAATTTGAActtgctgctctgttttcctGCCAGGCACTTGTTGCTGTGTAGAAAttcccgtttttttttttttcttctggcaCAGTTTTATGAGTTCCTTCTCTCTCCAGGCTCGAGCTTCACAACATCCAGTGTGTACTCAAACATACCTTCAGCTACGGCAGTAACTACAGCCTCTACCACAGTGGCTCCGCAGGTGAGTAGAGCGTACAGTAGTGTTCCTGTGAGAAATGAAGAACGGATCTCTTGCTCTGTGTTATTTGTCATGTGTTCTCCTGTTGATCAGTTCTAAGGCAAGTTAAAAgttatctgtttttcttgtgtAATTATCAAAATAAGTTAACCTCCTAAAAGATATATGATTTTCTACATGCAGGCGAACACTTATTCTACAAATATGTAATCATAGTACTCTGAAAGGAAAAATGTACATGTCTATTCAGATGCATATATATAAAGACTATGATAAGCAAGTATAGAGAAGAGTATTATTTGCGGTTTCATTTCTTGGGGTGTGCTAATCCTGCTCACACAGACCCTGCATTTAATGGTGAATGTTGTAAGAAATACTTGGTATATTCACACTTGTTTGCTATTCACTGCACAGTCCTGTGTTCTACTGCCCtgagttttgcttttttccccaaTTTTCTCCAGGAATTTAGCAGCTACAACTCTCTGGGACAGAGCCAGTTTGCTCAGTACTATACTTTGCCTCCCAGCTATGTCCCAGCGGGGCTGCCAAGCTCTGATGAACATGGTGTGGGAGTGGCTGGATATTCTTCTGTGAAGTCAGAGGAGGCTGCTTCAGCTGGACTTCCTCCTGGAGGTGATTTCAAGCCTTAGATTTCACTTATTTCTATTCAAGATTAGATTATTGTCTCTCATATTATATCTGTTTCCAAAACACCAATACAACATGAAATACCCTTTGTAGATTTCATCCAATCTCATTAAGTTCCCATCTGTTTACTTTAATGATTTGACATCATTGTGTTCATCAGCATTCATTGCATGTGATCTGAGTAATCCTTATAGAAGTGTAGGAGACTACATCAGCCATTTAATAAGGTGTAACATCATTTGTACTCCTGTACTAAGATGTGTCCCCAGCAGAAAACCTGCCAGCAGGCGCAGCTCTTCCAACCAGTGTAGCTCTCCCTGTTGCAGCCAGAGAGCAGGATGAGGTTGGACGCAGGAACTCTGTTGGCAAAGCCAAAGGGAAGGGCAAGAAAACTGACAACTCCCCACCTACTGACAGTGACCTGGAGGTAAAGATGCACACTGACTTGTGGGGGGTTCATTTAACTGAAGTGATAAATCTGATTCATTTATTAATGTCTGAGCTTCTTACCAGAGAAGTGCAAAGTCTTTATTGCAGACTAGCAAAGCAACAGCACATTAACCGTGCTGTTAATCACAGGGTTGTCAGAAGATGGGTAATAAAGGTATGCTTACTGTTAGCTGTGTGTAATACTGTGCATGGATTTAGAGAGGAGTGTGTGATACTGAGCAGGTCTAGGCAAGATGACATGAGTCAAAATGATGTATTGAAATTATGTCGAACACTTGTGCCTGCACAATATGCACTTTTGCATGTGTCTAGTTTCTTGTTGTGTTCTGTACAGTGTGTTCAGTGCTGTACCTGATTATTCTACCAGTCAGGTCACAGGTTTTGTAATAACCTGTCAGGCTGGTGAGGAATCAGTTTCAATGCTGAGCTTTGCAGGTGTACAACTGGCTTTCCAGAAATATATATTCAATGATATAAATTGCTATGAGTAACATTAGTCTTCTGTTTTCAGCGCATTTTTCTGTGGGATCTCGATGAGACCATCATTATATTCCACTCACTGCTCACTGGCTCCTATGCACAGAAGTTTGGCAAGGTTTGTTTCTTTCCATAAGCTATAACCTAAGTTTGAGCATACAACGTAAAATACGTGaccttatttttttattgtggatCTCATCATGTTTGTATAGGACCCAGCCACGGTGCTGAACTTGGGCTTGCAGATGGAGGAGCTGATTTTTGAGCTGGCAGACACTCACCTTTTCTTCAATGACCTGGAGGTAAAGTGAGATACAGTATTCGTGgcagaaaatatttgctttttctaTCAGCTTCCAGCAAACCATGATTAATGCAAAACAATCCCATTTTCTATTTGTTGACAGCCATCATGAATTCCATTAAGCTCAGTGAGTTCTTGAAAAATTGATTTATAAAGAGGTTAATCTGAAAAGCCAGAGAAACAATGGACAGTAATTTAAAACAGGTATTTGCATTCACAAAGAGTTTGtccatttaataaaaaacaactaGAAGTTCTGCTTCCAGTAATACTTATGAACTCTCAGTTCATTATTTACTGTCTTAGTGAAAAGTGTTTCCTCTTTGCTCATTGAATTTTTCTTCTCGTGTGTGAATTTCCTCTATAAATATGAGAAGTAGGCTGACAAGTTTCATCTGGTTTCTCTGTGTTATGGCCCCTCCCAGTTTAACTGGCCGAGTACACATTCAAATATTCTCTACTGTGAAAACTTGAATTCTGATGTCACTACtacatgaacattttttacTTTCCTATCTTTGAATGttacattaaccctctggggtctgagggggttttt of the Mastacembelus armatus chromosome 11, fMasArm1.2, whole genome shotgun sequence genome contains:
- the eya3 gene encoding protein phosphatase EYA3 isoform X1, with protein sequence MSGRSAAEMDDSQELPELPAKKAKLEIDGGLEKEPRNLSNDESPNVVLGSSEQENSYSSLSTAQLDPGDQEPADTDRGAAPPACGDSICSDSYAHSDTTSTSEYTHQVYQGSNPAVTSFTSPVAFPPLAQSTVYSAFPQTGQTYGLPPFGAMWPGIKTETGLPEAPSGGQPGFLSFSTAYTSTQPGQLHYSYPSQGSSFTTSSVYSNIPSATAVTTASTTVAPQEFSSYNSLGQSQFAQYYTLPPSYVPAGLPSSDEHGVGVAGYSSVKSEEAASAGLPPGDVSPAENLPAGAALPTSVALPVAAREQDEVGRRNSVGKAKGKGKKTDNSPPTDSDLERIFLWDLDETIIIFHSLLTGSYAQKFGKDPATVLNLGLQMEELIFELADTHLFFNDLEECDQVHVEDVASDDNGQDLSNYNFLADGFNGPSGGGASGASTGVQGGVEWMRKLAFRYRRLKEIYNSYKGNVGGLLSPIKRELLLRLQSEIENVTDTWLSTALKSLLLIQSRGKCMNVLVTTTQLVPALAKVLLYGLGDVFPIENIYSATKIGKESCFERIVSRFGKKVTYVVIGDGRDEEFAAKQHNMPFWRISTHGDLVSLHQALELEFL
- the eya3 gene encoding protein phosphatase EYA3 isoform X2 — protein: MSGRSAAEMDDSQELPELPAKKAKLEIDGGLEKEPRNLSNDESPNVVLGSSEQENSYSSLSTAQLDPGDQEPADTDRGAAPPACGDSICSDSYAHSDTTSTSEYTHQVYQGSNPAVTSFTSPVAFPPLAQSTVYSAFPQTGQTYGLPPFGSSFTTSSVYSNIPSATAVTTASTTVAPQEFSSYNSLGQSQFAQYYTLPPSYVPAGLPSSDEHGVGVAGYSSVKSEEAASAGLPPGDVSPAENLPAGAALPTSVALPVAAREQDEVGRRNSVGKAKGKGKKTDNSPPTDSDLERIFLWDLDETIIIFHSLLTGSYAQKFGKDPATVLNLGLQMEELIFELADTHLFFNDLEECDQVHVEDVASDDNGQDLSNYNFLADGFNGPSGGGASGASTGVQGGVEWMRKLAFRYRRLKEIYNSYKGNVGGLLSPIKRELLLRLQSEIENVTDTWLSTALKSLLLIQSRGKCMNVLVTTTQLVPALAKVLLYGLGDVFPIENIYSATKIGKESCFERIVSRFGKKVTYVVIGDGRDEEFAAKQHNMPFWRISTHGDLVSLHQALELEFL